The proteins below are encoded in one region of Desulfuromonadales bacterium:
- a CDS encoding fimbria/pilus periplasmic chaperone, whose protein sequence is MLDYSLKIISVLCKLLVCTLLLSIILPDEAAHSGTWRVIPIRLEFDQRSRSGVVTITNDSDEKISFSIDAREWVQNEEGKDQYTETGDLLFFPKVLSIDPHAERIIRVGIKAPAVKMEKSYRLFIKQEVPPEERSGTTVAIAIRFGVPIFSKPPVEDVKGAIAQTIIQQGALKIDLRNLGNVHFRIAKIKLSGKNASGAQIFSQELDGGYLLAGTERIFGTILSEDVCTKLRDIDIQVTSDRIHLSGKIDVDKAMCLTP, encoded by the coding sequence ATGCTTGACTATTCTTTAAAAATAATCTCTGTCCTTTGCAAACTGCTCGTATGTACCTTGCTGCTATCGATCATCCTGCCAGATGAGGCCGCGCACAGCGGTACCTGGCGGGTCATACCCATACGTCTTGAATTTGATCAGCGGTCTCGTAGCGGCGTTGTCACAATAACCAACGATAGTGATGAGAAAATCAGTTTCAGCATTGATGCTCGAGAGTGGGTCCAGAACGAAGAAGGGAAAGATCAGTACACTGAGACCGGGGATCTCCTGTTTTTCCCAAAGGTTCTCAGTATAGATCCACACGCGGAAAGAATCATCAGGGTCGGGATAAAGGCCCCCGCTGTGAAGATGGAAAAATCCTACCGGCTTTTTATCAAGCAGGAGGTTCCACCTGAAGAACGGTCCGGAACTACTGTTGCGATCGCCATACGCTTTGGGGTGCCCATTTTTTCCAAGCCTCCAGTTGAAGATGTCAAGGGGGCGATTGCTCAGACGATAATCCAGCAAGGGGCTCTGAAAATTGACCTGCGGAACCTCGGGAATGTCCATTTTCGCATCGCGAAGATAAAGCTGTCAGGAAAGAACGCAAGTGGGGCTCAAATTTTTTCTCAAGAACTGGACGGTGGGTATCTTCTAGCCGGGACTGAACGCATCTTTGGGACGATCCTTTCTGAAGATGTTTGCACGAAGCTCCGTGACATCGACATACAGGTCACTTCCGACCGAATTCATTTGAGCGGGAAGATTGATGTGGACAAGGCAATGTGCCTTACCCCGTAG
- a CDS encoding spore coat protein U domain-containing protein, which produces MHNSGKIFCVLLTLIGATTSCFAGSTTVSVSATILSKSQCKFNTKSAELAFGILDPLAAPALDVTRQTTIQFVCNGKDDPATYFAIDDDGLHESQANGNRMQHSTFPAAFLPYTFSVAPATDSVPKGANLPLTITGTVLANDFRMAYAGTYTDLVVLTINP; this is translated from the coding sequence ATGCATAACTCCGGAAAAATTTTCTGCGTTCTGCTGACCCTGATTGGCGCGACAACGTCCTGTTTCGCTGGTTCGACAACGGTTTCGGTGTCTGCCACCATCCTTTCGAAGAGCCAATGTAAATTTAATACCAAGTCAGCCGAACTGGCATTCGGTATTCTTGATCCGCTTGCAGCACCGGCGCTGGATGTGACCCGTCAGACTACGATCCAGTTTGTATGCAACGGCAAGGACGACCCTGCAACATATTTTGCTATAGATGATGACGGTCTGCACGAGAGCCAAGCCAACGGCAACCGGATGCAACACAGCACGTTTCCTGCGGCTTTCCTTCCATACACTTTCAGCGTGGCACCAGCGACTGACAGCGTCCCCAAAGGGGCTAATCTTCCCCTGACCATTACCGGAACGGTTCTCGCCAACGATTTCCGCATGGCCTACGCTGGAACATACACCGATCTCGTCGTCCTCACCATTAATCCTTGA
- a CDS encoding spore coat protein U domain-containing protein, translated as MKKMKLAALALSLVGVLTAGNALAADTATINVSATVLGTCAFDTTSYNMAFGEIDPAGTGDRTASVNLAFTCSNGTTWTLDNEANAKTMAGAFTGTNMAYSIDGYTLNGLGNGLTQNVTVTGRIADGVYQVAAADVYSDSFTIDINP; from the coding sequence ATGAAGAAGATGAAACTGGCGGCACTGGCTCTATCTCTCGTCGGCGTTCTGACGGCCGGCAACGCTTTGGCTGCGGATACCGCCACCATCAACGTATCGGCAACGGTACTGGGGACCTGCGCGTTTGACACCACTAGCTACAACATGGCTTTCGGGGAAATCGACCCCGCGGGTACCGGCGACAGGACAGCTTCCGTGAATCTCGCGTTCACCTGTTCCAACGGTACGACCTGGACCCTCGATAACGAGGCGAACGCCAAGACGATGGCCGGTGCCTTCACTGGAACGAACATGGCGTACTCCATCGACGGCTACACCCTTAACGGCCTGGGTAACGGGCTCACCCAGAACGTCACCGTCACCGGCAGGATCGCCGACGGCGTCTATCAGGTTGCAGCCGCCGACGTTTACTCCGACTCTTTCACCATCGATATCAATCCCTGA